In Thermotomaculum hydrothermale, a single genomic region encodes these proteins:
- a CDS encoding TIGR01777 family oxidoreductase, which produces MKRIAITGSTGFVASYLIPFLKEKGYEIIPVVRGDFEDLNKLKEKLEKADIVVNLAGAPIVKRWSKRYKKELYSSRVDLTKKIVETLNDLNKFPECSISASAVGVYPDFKECTENCTDLREDFLGKLCNDWEGEAFKLKGKSRVVVLRIGVVIGKNGGIIKKVSIPFKLGLGGKLGSGKQGFSWIHIEDLINVILFAIENKKVEGVVNAVSPEPVNNIEFTKTLSRVLKKLAIFPVPAFALRLLFGEGAGILLEGQRVIPEKLINYGFEFKFPDLELALKQVFS; this is translated from the coding sequence ATGAAAAGGATTGCTATTACAGGGTCAACAGGGTTTGTTGCATCTTACCTTATTCCGTTTTTGAAAGAAAAGGGGTATGAAATTATCCCTGTTGTGAGAGGGGATTTTGAGGATTTAAACAAACTTAAAGAAAAGCTTGAAAAAGCGGATATTGTGGTCAACCTTGCAGGTGCGCCTATTGTGAAAAGGTGGAGTAAAAGATATAAAAAGGAACTTTATTCAAGCAGGGTTGATTTAACAAAAAAGATTGTTGAAACCTTAAATGATTTGAACAAATTTCCTGAATGTTCTATCTCTGCATCTGCTGTTGGGGTTTATCCTGATTTTAAAGAGTGTACTGAAAATTGCACTGATTTAAGAGAGGATTTTTTAGGCAAACTTTGCAACGACTGGGAAGGTGAGGCTTTTAAGTTAAAGGGTAAATCAAGGGTTGTTGTTTTAAGGATAGGGGTTGTTATTGGCAAAAACGGGGGGATTATTAAAAAGGTATCCATTCCCTTTAAGCTTGGGTTAGGCGGGAAGTTGGGAAGCGGAAAGCAGGGGTTTTCCTGGATTCACATTGAGGATTTAATCAATGTAATACTCTTTGCTATTGAAAATAAAAAGGTTGAAGGGGTTGTAAATGCCGTCTCTCCTGAACCTGTCAACAATATTGAGTTTACAAAGACTCTTTCAAGGGTTTTAAAAAAGCTTGCAATTTTCCCTGTGCCCGCTTTTGCTTTAAGGCTTTTATTTGGCGAGGGGGCAGGTATTTTGCTTGAAGGGCAGAGGGTTATACCTGAAAAACTGATAAATTACGGCTTTGAGTTTAAATTCCCTGATTTAGAGTTGGCTTTAAAGCAGGTTTTTTCATGA
- the xerC gene encoding tyrosine recombinase XerC translates to MRDFKFYSQAFLDYLLKEKNYSINTIIAYKEDLELFEDFLNLFNLKVENVEKEDVRMFVSYLSRKNFEKNTIARKISALKSFFSFLKNRKFIKKNPAALVSSPKRGKVLPSFMTEEEVEKLFDSLPSPDDFKSARDVAIMELFYATGLRVSELANLKMRDIDIQNQIVRVFGKGGKERIVPFGIPAKEALLRYFKFRREHLIEKKNLTEEFVFLNVRDGKHITDRGIKFVVTNMLKKISSMKKLSVHSLRHTFATHLLNKGADLRAIQELLGHASLSTTQRYTHLSIDKLIDIYRNSHPDEK, encoded by the coding sequence ATGAGGGATTTTAAGTTTTATTCGCAGGCTTTCCTTGATTACCTTTTAAAAGAGAAGAATTACTCAATCAACACAATTATTGCATACAAGGAAGACCTTGAGTTGTTTGAGGATTTTTTAAACCTGTTTAACCTTAAAGTGGAAAATGTGGAAAAAGAAGATGTTAGAATGTTTGTTTCTTACCTTTCAAGGAAAAATTTTGAGAAGAATACAATTGCAAGAAAAATAAGCGCTTTAAAATCCTTTTTTTCTTTTTTGAAAAACAGGAAGTTTATTAAGAAAAATCCTGCTGCCCTTGTTTCTTCACCAAAGAGGGGAAAGGTATTGCCGTCTTTTATGACTGAAGAAGAGGTTGAGAAGCTTTTTGATTCCCTTCCTTCTCCTGATGACTTTAAGTCTGCAAGGGATGTTGCAATAATGGAGCTTTTCTATGCCACAGGCTTGAGGGTTTCTGAGTTAGCAAACTTAAAGATGAGGGATATTGATATTCAAAATCAGATTGTAAGGGTTTTTGGAAAGGGGGGTAAGGAGAGGATTGTCCCCTTTGGAATTCCTGCAAAAGAGGCTCTTTTAAGGTATTTTAAGTTTAGAAGAGAGCATTTAATTGAAAAGAAAAACCTTACTGAAGAGTTTGTTTTCCTCAATGTTAGAGACGGTAAGCACATTACAGATAGGGGGATAAAGTTTGTTGTAACTAATATGCTTAAAAAAATATCCTCAATGAAGAAGCTTTCAGTGCACTCTTTAAGGCACACATTTGCCACACATTTGCTGAATAAGGGGGCTGATTTAAGGGCTATTCAGGAGTTGTTGGGCCATGCTTCGTTATCCACAACTCAAAGATACACTCACCTTTCAATTGATAAGTTGATTGATATTTACAGAAACTCTCATCCGGACGAAAAGTGA
- a CDS encoding PTS sugar transporter subunit IIA, giving the protein MKLTPFLNEEKIIIDFKAKNKLNFFSKCADLIVKHHPDFDREEVLELFLKREETMSTGIGNGVAIPHIVYGKCRAHEIYFFKLGDPIDFNSLDGKPVSLLFVVIGNAAKSNLVHLQILAKLARLLKKDDFVNKLKNVQKPEEVMEIIREYE; this is encoded by the coding sequence GTGAAACTGACTCCATTTTTAAATGAAGAAAAGATTATAATTGATTTTAAAGCAAAAAATAAGCTCAATTTTTTTTCAAAGTGTGCTGATTTAATAGTCAAACACCACCCTGATTTTGACAGGGAAGAGGTGCTTGAACTTTTTTTAAAGAGGGAAGAGACAATGTCAACCGGTATTGGCAATGGTGTTGCTATTCCGCACATTGTTTACGGAAAGTGCAGGGCGCATGAGATTTATTTTTTCAAACTTGGTGACCCTATTGATTTTAATTCCCTTGACGGAAAGCCTGTAAGTTTGCTTTTTGTTGTAATAGGGAATGCGGCTAAAAGTAATCTGGTTCATTTGCAGATTCTTGCAAAGCTTGCAAGGTTGTTGAAGAAGGATGATTTTGTAAACAAATTGAAGAATGTTCAAAAACCTGAAGAAGTTATGGAGATAATTAGAGAGTATGAGTGA
- a CDS encoding P-II family nitrogen regulator, giving the protein MSDAKLLVCIIEKEEKLEEVLEGLVEIGITGASILDVRGMFEFLADEIPIFAGFRNLIEDKNPTNKMIISVIKDDNLLKEAMDTIEEIYGSFSNPNTGIMFSLNIGNLRGLKL; this is encoded by the coding sequence ATGAGTGATGCAAAGTTGCTTGTTTGTATAATTGAAAAAGAGGAAAAGCTTGAAGAGGTTTTAGAAGGCCTTGTTGAAATTGGGATAACAGGTGCTTCTATCCTTGATGTAAGGGGTATGTTTGAATTTCTTGCTGACGAAATCCCCATTTTTGCAGGTTTTAGAAACCTTATTGAAGACAAAAATCCCACAAATAAAATGATTATTTCAGTAATTAAAGACGACAATTTGCTGAAAGAGGCTATGGATACAATAGAAGAGATTTACGGCTCTTTCTCTAACCCCAACACAGGTATTATGTTTTCTCTCAATATAGGAAATTTAAGAGGATTGAAGTTGTAA